From the Carya illinoinensis cultivar Pawnee chromosome 4, C.illinoinensisPawnee_v1, whole genome shotgun sequence genome, one window contains:
- the LOC122306877 gene encoding auxin-responsive protein IAA29-like, with product MELQLGLALPSNPNQGFDLNFYGCESKEGMVSDSCYVSSYQDTNDINDKKRGFDQTSSENATDSASSVPRTLSLLLWNNHPNEEDDYPKDLENHSFFTPKEDDGVGDGLVGWPPVKYSWRNKRICDENNRAVVENGYGCGGRGSNSTYVKVNMEGIPIARKIDLSLHQSFETLTETLMDMFGQWWSETGQKDSNEYKLAYQDREGDWLFTQDVSWRTFIRSVQRLILLKSSG from the exons ATGGAGCTTCAACTGGGTCTCGCTCTTCCAAGCAATCCCAACCAAGGGTTCGATTTAAATTTCTATGGCTGCGAGTCTAAGGAAGGAATGGTTTCTGACTCATGCTATGTGTCTAGCTACCAAGATACTAATGACATCAACGACAAAAAACGTGGTTTTGATCAAACCTCCTCCGAGAATGCTACGGATAGCGCCTCCTCCGTGCCTCGAACGCTGTCTTTGCTGCTTTGGAACAACCATCCGAACGAGGAAGACGACTACCCCAAAGACCTCGAGAATCACTCCTTCTTCACTCCGAAAGA AGATGACGGAGTCGGAGATGGCCTGGTGGGGTGGCCACCAGTTAAGTACTCGTGGAGGAATAAAAGAATTTGCGACGAGAACAACCGGGCGGTAGTGGAGAATGGGTATGGCTGCGGAGGCAGAGGATCAAACTCGACGTACGTGAAGGTCAATATGGAAGGAATTCCAATAGCAAGAAAGATCGACTTAAGCCTCCATCAATCTTTTGAGACACTCACAGAAACCTTGATGGACATGTTTGGGCAAT GGTGGTCGGAAACAGGCCAGAAAGATTCAAACGAGTACAAGCTTGCTTACCAGGACAGGGAAGGAGACTGGCTATTTACCCAAGATGTATCTTGGAG GACTTTTATTCGGTCTGTACAACGTCTCATATTGCTGAAGAGCAGCGGTTGA